The Branchiostoma lanceolatum isolate klBraLanc5 chromosome 1, klBraLanc5.hap2, whole genome shotgun sequence genomic sequence GCTGTCAGTTCAAAGAATTATGTTGTCAAACAATAATTGCCGGACCCTTTCTATTTGGCCCATAGTATATACAAGTAAAACATTTTCCTTCCATGTGTTTTTGTCCCTTTATCGTTATACAGTAGAAGACGATTTAACTGGTTTTCTTCTACTTAAACATAACTTTGGCACGAACACAAAttacaaaaagaaaagtttgagcctatacaaacaaatatttcCACCGTGTCATTAAGTGAACTGGCATTCCAGTCAATATTATCAATTTTTGCTCTTGCTCCAAAATAATCCACCTCAATACAAATCATTCTTCTTTCTTAAACCATGTTGTGGAATAGGACAAGTATCTGGTAGTTATCATACAATTCAGATAAATTATCAAATCATTAcacatcatttttttaaaaagcagCATTTTTAAGTGAACAAACGAGATCGAGAGTGATGAAGACAACGCGAGATTTAAGAGAGATGGAGAGCAACGTATCCTATCTACATGTGAGAGTACAAACGGTACTCTCCTTCACACTCTAATACATTTCTTAAGCTACTATATACAGCATGTAACAAGGGTGAAGCCATGGAATATCAGTGCGGAGCATGTCAATCGAGTTCAGGATGGTAAGACGCTCAATTTAATTGCAGCATCTACTTGTATGTAACCTTTTCCCAGTGGCACCCAAACTGGCTTGAACCTGAAACCTATCCTGACTTTTGAACTTGTTTTATCTTGCTTCCAAACAATGTTAACTTCATTACATTATTATTTCATATCCCCTTTTTAAGATTTTTCAAACACTTTCTTAATGTATCGTAAAATATTTTTGAGATGGTACTTGCCCAAAATGGTGTCTAAAGAGTAAAGTTACCACCCTTATAATTTGAGCCTTCGTACATTTGTTGGTGGGTGTTACAACATGCAAGCTAGTTCTGATCTTTTTACACCAATATCTTTTTTCAATACCAATATAAAAGGTAATATTTTGGTACAACATCTGACACcatttttgtttctcttttctGCTTGAGCTGTCGTGGCTGGCGACTTAAGTTGAACGTCTCCGGCAATTTAAAAGCACCGCAAAGCAAACGTCTTCGTTGTCGCATGTTTGGGTCTCCCCACATTGTAATCTCCGAAGAGAAACACCAGcatgcctttttttcttttttgtatgTAATACGGTCTGTTACAATCCCACAGACAGGCCAATGATGAGAGCTAGGAGAACCAGAAGTGCCACAACACAGCCAGCTATCATGAACATTTTCTgtttgaaaggaaaaaaaacaaaacagaacaaaaacaggATTTAAAACAAGCTTTTCAAAAGGTTTTCAGGTTAGATCTGAGTTCATGGAGTGATTGATTTAATTTTAAGTGACATGTTTCTTCAGCTGAGAATTTCACCAGAATAAGACATTTTTCTCTCCCTTGCATGCATAATGTTAATGGTCTCCCAACATTGTAATCTCCGAACAGAAACACACCAATGCTTTTCTCTTCTGTATGTCACTGATGAAGACAATGATGAGAGTTAGGAGAACCAAAGTGTCATTTTCTGTTTGAAAGAAATAATCAAAACAGAACTAAACAAAAGATTTAGGATGATTGGTCTTGAAAGGATTTTAGATCTGAGTAATGATTGGTTCGtggactgattgattgatttaattAATGTGTTTCTTGTGTTGAGAATTTTAACAGATTAAGACAATTTTCTCGCTCTTGCATGCAAAATGTTCAGGGTAGTCCACAAATCATTCCAATCTTTGCACGGCTTTTTAACACCCAGAGCTTAGATTCCCACAGATAGGACAGTGGACACTACAACATCTTTAACCACTTTTGTTTCTCTTTTCTGCCAGTCGTGCTATTGTGGGTGGAGATTTGAGTCTAACATCCCCAGTAATTTAAAAGCACCACAGAGCAAACTCTGCTTGGTCTTTGTAGTTGCATGTTTGGGTCTTGCCACATTGTAATATCGAAACAGGGACACCAGTATGctctattgtacatgtatgttattctgtctattcaaggaggtttgatttaaccctctttgttgttattgttattgcaaTCCCACGGACAAGCCAATAATGAGAGCAAGGAGAACCAGAAGTGTCATAACACAGCCAGCTATCATAAACATTTTCTGTTtgaaggaaaaaacaaaacagaacaaaaacaggATTAATTTTAAAACAAGCTTTTCAAAAGGCTTTCAGGTTATATCCGAGTAATGATTGGTTGGTGCACTGATTGATTTAAGCGATGTGTTTGTTGTGCTGACAATATTAACAGTTTAAGATGATTTTCTCACTCTTGCATGCACAATGTTCTGGTTCCTTCTGATCTTTGCACAGCTTTTTAACACCCAGAGATAGGATTCCCACAGATGGGAGAGTGGAAACACACCGCACACCAACGTTAGGCTAACACCCCATTCCACTAGTGCagtgaccttgctgcgaccgcACATTTTGAGTACTAGTGTTTGAAGaattttattgataaaaaaacaaatcttaaatgctttgtgtgttttaatttttcagctcagatttttacattttgccTGATATTTCAATTCTGAAGTCAAGGGCCACGCCATGAAGTACAATTTAGGTCACAGCAAGATCACCGATCGTTGTCTAGTGGAGAGGGGTCTTAATGGGGAGCCACTACCACTATCACAGCAGGTAAGGCGTGTGCACGTCAACCGAACCCCACAGAGAGCCCAATTATCAAGGCGATCACTCCGATCAGCACCACCACACAGATCGCAATCATGAACTTTTTCTGTCGTAAACGGGGGAAaacaaagaagagaagaaaaaggagTAAGTAACGTCGTGGCAAGCACACATGCAAGGCTTATCCAAGAGGAAGagaactttgtgtgttttgttcttttaccGTTAGCATCTTCCTGTGCCACAAACGGAGGCTACAATGATAATCACAATGACTCCTATCAGGACCAAGACGCAGATGGCTATCATGATCTTTTTCTGTTGAGGGAAAGAAACGTGTCGTATGACAAGTAGCAAAAAATTACAAAGCTTTACTTGCTGCcaaaattatacattttctAAAGCATGCTGTCAAATCAGACAATCAACACAATCTATGCCACGTGATGACACACGACACAGAAAATCATGCACACAAATTCACTTCAACCAAGGCATGCAGAAATCACACATAATCACAAACgaaatcaaagaaaaaacacaaacacacgaaaGGTTGGAAAATAATACGGTACTATGCCGAGACCAATAAGCACTCAAAGCACAAAAACTAAAAGTGAAGTATGGAAAATCAAACACAATCACAACAGAAATCAGAATGCAACTGAAAGAAAACCTTACCCTCCTAGCTTTACTTTGGTACTTGACAGCTTTCTTGGTATCCCCTACTGCCGTTTCCACGTAGTCGACAGCATGCTCCACATTGTATTCAATTCTGTCTATCATTTCTCCCTGTCATGCAGAAGTACAATTCTGGTAAGTTGCGGACCGACAACGTGCTACTCACCCGTCTAGCCTTACTCTGGTACTGCACTGCCTTCTTTGTGTCTGCCACGGCCGTTTCTACGTAATCGGCAGCGTGTTCCACATTGTACTCAATCCTGTCAATCATTTCGCCCTGTTTTAGTGGACACAAAGGGGTGGACACACATGATGACAAACACACACGGCCAAAAAGAAACGgttacaacagcaacaacactgGATAATGTACACAACTTCTTTTTGTCGCCATTATCGACACAATAAGCCAGTTCCATGGTTTAAAATGCACATACATGACTTGTGTATGCAATGTgtatatcaataagtcaaagttgaaggcccagCCTTGTCAAAACAAGAGGGCAGGCGGCTATTTTCACCGCCTACTTTCAATTTTGTGGCGGCTACTTTTGTGTAGAATTTTGATAAAAAGCACAACTAAATTTTAGTTACAAAAGTTAAGTTGtaaaatgcacataaaagtTGCCCAGAATATACCAAAAACCATATTTAGGGGGTctcaatttacaattttttaggGGGAGTCCCCCCAGAACACCCCTACGGGAGGGGGAGACCATACCCACCCCCGGCGAGCGACTTCTTTGCTCGCATAGGGCCACTACAGGGCCCGCCTGTTACTTTTGGATATTAGCCTCCTACTCAAAAATTTTGTGACAAGgctgaaggcccctgagatattaacaaaacacgtctggacatggtATGAAGCATGGCCCAGACAAGTTAGGGAccatcacctttgaccttttgcatttgcagttcaaaccgtgaaccagcttattaCCATAGATTCTCTATGACATTTCTGCATGACCCAAAAACTTACCTGCATCTTTTCAAAGACTTCAAAAGAAGTGTCTAATGGAGGGATAAGTGTGGTTACATTGCGTTCACCATGAAAATGGACACTTTGGATACCTAATCTAGTTACAGACTACAGAATACGTAAGACTGAAAACTTCCTGGATTTCTACCACAATAAACGAATGTCAAATGGGTGGAAAGCCTGAACTGTGGAAAGTGGAAGAACACTATGAAGATGTTGCGACACGCGACAGGAACAAACAGGACTCCACAGAAACTGCCATGTAGACATACCAAGGGCGATAAACCAGGGATTTCCCAGCTCTAACTAAGAAATTCAAATTCGGTAACACCGTGTCATGATACCACACCCTTTACTTatacccctgtcacacagtagGAAAACTGATTGACCAATGAGTCTGCGAGTTCTAAATTACATATTGTTTTCCAGTAATACGCCCTATGTTCTCTTGATCATTTCGTGATTTTTAGGAAACAAGTGATATTTGTTGGAGAACGGGCCCTGTTTAATGCaatagggtagattttcaggcaaaaaattTGCATGACTCTCTGATGACTTTGAGATTCAGGGACTTTCTGGCAATCAACAAATATGGCCGAAGTTCATAGACTGTGTGACAGAGGCATTAAACTTGCAGTACACCCTAATCCATCAATGTATCTAGAGATGCATCCTGATGGACCAATCACAATGGCACCAATAGCACAACAGAAATGGTGCTGATCTGGTCTTCAACTGTGCAACTTCAACTTTTCTCAGTGAAAGTAACGGCACAGCCACATTCGTCATAGGCCAATGTACGATCTTTTTGAGTAGGCTGTGACAGAGTCAACTGCAGACCAGGATCTACTTGTAAGACAGTCTTTTCCATAACAttagacagctgaattttgtaggaCAAATGTATGACTATCCCAGCAATGCCTTCAGTTGGTGATCGTAcaacgatcgtacgacgaatgtgactggGCCCTAATTCTTCAACTCACCTATCTGTCTTCTAAAAAACAGAACAATGTTAACACACTAAATTTACTAAAGTATTGCCTTGTTGCAACTGCAAGCCCACCAACTTTCTTACTAATCTTGCAAATAAGTTACTTCAAAAGACATTATCAGTCTTCTATTTGAAGAATATTCAATCTCTGACTACAACCGAATAAAATAcagagattacttccggacattttgagtgacatccatcactcttctttagCGTCACTATAATGAACATTGTGTTCAAATGTTTTTTCCAGTTACCATGTACTTAGTATTGACTCATTCTGCCAATTCATTCTAGTattctagtgatgctgaagaagagtaatGCAGGTCACTCGAAATGTTCGGAAGTAAACTCTCGAATCTTTTTTTCCTTTACTGCTGTTCTAAAATCGTTTGTTGTTTataccaaatgacagttactcaagaaactggatacaattttgaaactgtttgttgtttgttttcattgttcCTTTAATGCTATTCTATAATCATTTGTTGtttacgccaaatgacagttactcaagcaacaggataaaatttAGAAActgttggttgtttgtttgttgttgattttcatcgtTCCTTACCTGCTGTTCTACAAGCATGGCCATGTCCATGAACATGTCGTGAAGCTCTCTGATGCTGCTCTCCAACTTCATGATGTCGTTGTGTCGCGCCTCGATGTCACTCAGAGCCTGCTTTGCATGTTGGGTGTCCATGATGATCTGTACCGACAAGTACAAGTAACAGttagtaaaaaaagaaagaaaaaaaagagaaaatttaacggttctcagtggcaaatgtgctagatgttggcacatcggcaaccaaatttgcagtgtgttttttggcacacagtttgacagattagccgaataggctcggtgggcgtcactccaccgtctggaaaggtagtgtaaagtgcctttcccaaggacacaacgtaggggcatggtgagtatcgtaCTAGGGACCGATTctgagttcaacgctctaaccgttacgccaagcTGACGTCATAGCAGTTAGTAAGGTAAGGGTAAAGCGTCCGACCTTACACTGTGAACGAAGCATAACTTTTTtcagtagctacatgtagtagtgcaACGCGGTCTCCCCAAGGCTTGTGtcttcagccaagcacactgggtctcCCGTACTCTTCTtgatacgtgtgttgggttcttttacgagcagaggtttgatgctaaCGCCTAAAGCTACCTCATACAGAAGACCGCCTTACGTTACCATCCTAAATGACGATACCTTAAAACACATCCGAGCTGGGGCCGAACCCCCGCTCACAGATCCACGGAATATGATTTCAGTGGGTGTGGCAAAGCAGCCGGATCACTTACCAACTTACGCCATGGAGACATGCATGGTTAGCTTTCCAGTGTTACTATTCTCGTAAATCGTAGTGTTCTGGCACAGAAAGATAAGAATTTACTATGCAAAAATGGGCTAAGTCGAAAATGTGTCGTCACTGCCAATAAATTTGCTGCAAAGATACACAAAATCTTCTACGTCTCAAGCTTTACGCTTTATTTCCTAATACTCATCTTTTTCTACACTGTTCTGGAAACACACAGTAGGGATGTAATAAACTTGTAACTGTACTACTGAGGAATGACCCTTACTTAGCAGAAACAGGTATACTACTACATGATCTTTCATTGCAAGTGCATCTTCATACAAAAAATACTCCTTTTCTGTCAGGGCACATTCTCGACCCAATATCTTTTAACGATACAAGGTGGGACTACTTTTGGTTAATTTCAGAACTTTTGTTGTAAAGGTATTTCCTGTATCacagcaaaatttcaacaagaAGCCATTCCATTGCTTGCTTCCTCAGCTTTGCATCAATACCAATGTTCAGGCACTCAATGATGGCAAGAGAGTGTATATTTTGTTGGCTATGCACATCAATGGCAATGGCGTCGATTTGCGGagccagaaaaaaatgctgaatttgtGAAAGAACCTTTTTATGCATCTTGGCCACATCTGGGGACATCTTGCACATTTTTGTACAGCACAGGAACTTGATAACAGAGACAAAAACAAGGAGAGATCCTCAGAAAGGGTTTTCATCTTGTTACGAGTGGCATGATGTAGAACTCTGACAAATGACTCTCGGTGTTGACAAAGCAACTTTATGTTTGCAAAGCACATATTCATAATAGATGCTTAGAAAATTCACCAAAGGTACTATTAGGATTTACATAGTCCCTTCAAAACCATACTGATTTACAATGCTACTAAATTTAGTATAAGGTAAAGGTTCTCATGGCGTTTTTGTGGATGTAGGGATAGTGTGTTGTTACCCACtctgtctagggcacggtattggaaagtggggcccatccctctccttccactgccttttacttccccaaccaaagtcaggtccccattttcacacctgggtggagtgaggaaagtcatgttaagtctagccgggaatgccaggaatcaaacccgttacctctcgatctcgtgtccACTAGCCAAGCCATTCAACATCACACATAAAAAACATAACTGCAGCTACTTACTCCAGAGGTGAAAATTGCTGGGTTCCCACTCTCTAGCATCTCTTCTAGTTCCTCATTGGTGGTCTGCTTGCCGGTGATCTCCAGCTGTCGCTGGATGCGCCCTTTGCAGCGCTCGCGGTAGTCTGTTTGCGTGGTGTTATAGTCCGTCATCACCTCAACAAACTTACGCGAAAGGGTGGAATGCTGCGGAGGGGTATAGCGTCATTTTCCCTGATTAGTTAAAATCCTTACCACAATTTTCCAtgtatagcccttgggccacacagttgtgcaaatacatgtattacaacagGGGGATAGTCCACTTTTAAATTACAGATTAGAGAGCAACATTCATAAAGTTAATTCGTTGTTTTCCTTATTTTGCTCAAAAGATCTGGAAGCTAGAGGAACGAGTGCAGAGTAGTTTTCAGAATGATACTGATGTTACAAATAGCACAAAATTACCATATGTGTTACTGCTTACAAACAAACCTTGTCTTTATCATTCAAACCTTTCTCATGCTAGAGGTCTGTCAGTACAACAAACTTAGATTTAGGAGTATGAGAGTGAAAGGCTATTAGTAAGAACTTACAAGTTATCAAGTGTGAGAGTGACGTTACCTGAGTTTTACGTATCCTAAGATCTGCGGAAGCCTTGTTGGTGCTCTCCTCCTGTTCTATATTCTGCTCAATAACTGGAAAATAAAGAATGCACGTGagatgctacatacatgtactctacCCCCATTTCAATTTCCTTACATTCCCTTGCTTAAATTTAATAAAATTCACTGATTCTAAAATCAACTTCATTTATGAGCACATCACAATTTAACGAATAACCCGTTTCACGGTCtaaactgcacatgcacagcgTGATGCAATGTGGGTACTATGTCAAAGCTAAAAGCCCCTAGCTAATTTATATGTACAGTTGCCTACGCTGTAGCCAAccagtgataatgatgatgaacttgcaaatagttctcgtctagaccatgcttgataccaAGCTTGATATCATGCCTGAACTGTTTGTTAATGTCTCAGGGGccgtcaactttgacatattacctcTCGCTGTGCATGGGCACTTTAAactgtgaaccagcttattggCGACCACAAAATATCTCAATTTCCTGCATTCAaattagcataacacacattccgTTATATTCTGCGAATCTAAAGCTTCCAACCTCCAATAGGTATATTCTACCATTAACCACAAACGAACTAAAACATtttgacataaatcatgcactCAACCGTCCCCATGGCAATActattttattgcctttcttgttgatgatgattttggAAGTGATACAGACTGGACTGGACTGAAAGCGAGTCTCGAATGCTTACCTTTAAGCTTGGAACGGACCTTGTTGGCAGTCTTCTTGATGTCTGCCATTAAGTCCTCAAGCTCTTCTTTTGTTTctgaaaaacacagaaaaataccgATCAACTACAAGACTCATGAGTAAACATGGATGAATGCAAGACGGTACAAGAAGTGTGCTGCTGCAGTTGTTGCTTggaataataataagtttattgcaagttcttgcccgcaGGCTAAttgaaagtacagtcaaacctgcccaaggtgaccacccggcggaccgagcaaaaacggtcgcgatggacaggtggtcgccatgaagaggattccactcacatgtttccaggtcgaggttttcaaatacagtacgtaaatggatggaaaattatgtgaatttagacagcaagacccccaccaggttcaattctcattgacagaaagattctacaaaattacattttccgttatcgttgtaaattGTATATCGCTAACGTtaacatcgtgtacaaattttcgtcataattttgactacaaaacaatggtcgcctcgatgatctcgcagcgatctcccgcgtacacacacacacacacgcacatcatcgaagttttaaggcctaagacaaatctcTAGAAAACagctgctggccccagccttttttgggaccccggccgctggataaaagggtaaaaaagttttcgatctgacaactaaaaaacggaacggtgtgatttcgtcgtgccgcgccacaccgccaagctctatgcgaccgcatcgaaaggtatgagtcagtgcagcagaacgcacagcgtccaataaaggtttgtgagattcatggaaataaaaagaaaataagaatattcattttcatcaattactagagtatttgtaaatgttcatacacaaaagcatcgtgttttagaaaggtcagcgcaAGGAGGttggtcagcggtacgccaaatccgggccgcgccaaaatgcccaaatccaagatggcgtcgggaccaaggacaacatttctcgcccgatgttttgcccgccgcgaagtcatttttgggcggaatttagtaagacacagacacatttttattgaaaatacaaggaatagatagtaatttctgtgaaatctgactttttgacgccatgcactacgtattcgttttgaaaattgagtttaaaccgaactgagtttgcggtaaactataagattacgataggcacaacaacatcacaaactacagtgtttatagggggaacgttttattaaaatacttcatggaggaatcgatgctataacattgctattccatatatttttgtccttattttgtcctttaaagtcttgacaacatttccgtgaaatccgacagcaaaatgatccgatgtcaccacacgcttgaaaattaggcggccgccatgggcagggattgtgctctgtgcggtcccaattcgtggcggtcgcggtcgcgttggacgggtggtcgccttgggcaggcagcttaatgcttgtgcctatggggaaaactttcgggaccgagaaaaagcggtcgccatggccaggtggtcgcgttgaaaaggtggtcgcctaggcaggtttgactgtacatgtaacacgaagggacggacagacaatgggtaacgATAtaatagcatgtgactattctagtctggTATACTGACACTAAATTGTATCTTatctgggtttgacttctttttccaagacagtggaagacaaatgatcccactttttctctattgtgtgggttttgtgatgttaagaggagagtagttttctttttgtctgaaaacaaCAATAAGCTAGGTCATTATTTCACTCTATAATCTTATTTCAAGAACTGCTAGCTCAGCATTAGTCAACTCCCTGTAAACTTTGGATGAAGACAATAGAGACATCAGAAATTGTCAGttatcaaaattaatgtttttatacatgataTCACCAAAATCAGAAATAGCCTGAGTACAGAAAAGCAATTTCATCCATAAAGAAGTGACCCAAAACTGCAAAGCACTCTTATCTCTAACTTAACAGCTCCATTACAGAAAATCATTAAATCCAGTCAGATTAAGATCTGACAATTTGTGTACCAGAATCGCATCAATCAAACGTTTAAATTCTCCCCCAAATACAGTAAAGCTTGtttttgcgttggttttatttTCCCGTGACCCCTTACCACGAAATTATGACACCGCAACTCTGTGTCTTGCATCACTACATTAACTGTATCACTACATACTGTATCATGGGAGTGGTTTCATCTGCGAACTTAACAGAACACATCGCAAAAACTCTCCTTTCTCCTTCTAACAAAAACTACGTCCCCGCGAAAACAAACCAATCTACTATATAAAGAAAGAACAAGAATCTACGGTACATGTTATGCTGTACACACAAGTACAAGAGCGTAAAGGCGATAACATCTGGTAACAAAACAGGAGCCCTTTGTAAACACCTGGTGAAGAAGTGAAGATTTGACAGCTACATTGTACACTGCCCGCGGCAcagtttctcatcaataaacATCAATCTAGACCTTTTGCTGGAGGGAGAGCTTCATGGGGGCTTTGTTCTGAATTATTCAACAGGCTCTGCTCATCCTTCACTGTGCCCTGACATCCTACATGCTCGAGTGTGAATATGGTCATGCCGCCGCTGGTTTCATGCTAATCCTATCAACGACAGGATCCAGCAAACGCACAAGGCCTCGGAAaaagaatgttgtgtttccggttaacCCGACTGTCCGAGCTGTGTCTCTAGCCTTTTTGGGGGGAGTTAGGGGGTCGACTGCTGGAAAGATTTTCAACCTTACATCTGAGGGATGAAAACGTTGTAGAATTGTTTTCCAACATGCTCTCCCCATTGCATGCTGCAATAGAAAATTGTGCTTTAATAATGTACATCTGTATGATTAAGAAAATCGAATAATATTGAGAAAACCAGTGTCGTGACACATTTtcgttttacattgttaaactaaGAGTATTTGTTGGATTTTTTTCGGCcaaaatctaaagaaaaaaTAGAACCCCTACCTAGCTAATAACCCTTATATTTTCCAGACGTTAATTGGATTatttggaaacacaacattgattttcctgGGTCTGAGAAAAGATCAGATCTTGGCATGAGTGAAGATCAGACCGTCTactgtcagggctcgaaattcatttttggaaataggtgcactggtgcacccaaactaaaaaattaggtgcacagaaaataatttgggtgcaccacataaaataaagttgaatgataCCAAAACATAAGCTTGACGCTAcagcctctcttaagaacttcaatctgtggttctacccagatttcaaattgcaaccaagcaatacatcaaataaagtacaaaagattatattgcttttactgatacttacattttaagaatattctgtatgctagtgtacaagagaacctttaccctaaagagtacaaaaatatctaggtacactggtgcacccacagtcaaaaattttgggtgcacacaggtgcacatgcacccactatttcgagccctgactgtACACACTTATTTCTTAAATACTAATCTTTGACAATCATATTCAAAATCAGTTGTGGGAACTATCATAGCATATTTGCGGCTTATGACTAAATGCCTCTTGATGAAAATAAGTTGACTTATTGAGGTTACATCAATTTTATGAGCCTGGTTACCAAGGACGAGTCGATACATTAAGCATTATgatgatctcctgacctcaaaGGCCTCAGGCCTATTCACTAATGAACTGATCAATACCACCAACTACCCCCTAGCCACGATACTTCATAGTGCCACAATCATATATCTATCACTGCAGTGCAAGACTGGTCATTGCTCCACTTGTCAATTAATTAAATCAGGGCAGCCGCCAAGCCTAGGGAGCATTTTGATGAGATTTGGTCAGTAGTGATGATTACATTCGGCAAACTTCAATTACTTTTATCCAGCCCGACTGTCTCTTTCGTTCCCTCTGCCAgctactgcaaatgcatttaagttagcgGTGGTTTACTGTCTGTAGTTGCCGTGGTAACCTCTTCACCactgcgaaaatgcttgttctgtcttctgcccacctaccaccttgtttcaatcgcaaactaaaaaacacttcattttccctGTACCGCGAAATTAattcaccgcaaactttaatgcatttacagtatatatattcAATTGTCTTCTCTTCCGGCATTTCTCAGAGCTCGTGAGTCCTGCAGTCGTTTTGTGGTTAATATCATTCCGCgatgatacatttgtactacgCTAGAATATTTAAAGGATAATTACATATGAGAGGGCACAGCGGCTTCCCATAATTAATATTCCTTAAAGAATCCAGAATGAACTTATCCCC encodes the following:
- the LOC136440534 gene encoding syntaxin-like isoform X2, which encodes MRDRLAALKAAQSDDDDVGPDAVTVNMDSGGFMDEFFQEVEEIRGMIDKIQENVEQVKKKHSDILSAPQADDKTKEELEDLMADIKKTANKVRSKLKVIEQNIEQEESTNKASADLRIRKTQHSTLSRKFVEVMTDYNTTQTDYRERCKGRIQRQLEITGKQTTNEELEEMLESGNPAIFTSGIIMDTQHAKQALSDIEARHNDIMKLESSIRELHDMFMDMAMLVEQQGEMIDRIEYNVEHAADYVETAVADTKKAVQYQSKARRKKIMIAICVLVLIGVIVIIIVASVCGTGRC
- the LOC136440534 gene encoding syntaxin-like isoform X6 — translated: MRDRLAALKAAQSDDDDVGPDAVTVNMDSGGFMDEFFQEVEEIRGMIDKIQENVEQVKKKHSDILSAPQADDKTKEELEDLMADIKKTANKVRSKLKVIEQNIEQEESTNKASADLRIRKTQHSTLSRKFVEVMTDYNTTQTDYRERCKGRIQRQLEITGKQTTNEELEEMLESGNPAIFTSGIIMDTQHAKQALSDIEARHNDIMKLESSIRELHDMFMDMAMLVEQQGEMIDRIEYNVEHAADYVETAVADTKKAVQYQSKARRKMFMIAGCVVALLVLLALIIGLSVGL
- the LOC136440534 gene encoding syntaxin-like isoform X4 — protein: MRDRLAALKAAQSDDDDVGPDAVTVNMDSGGFMDEFFQEVEEIRGMIDKIQENVEQVKKKHSDILSAPQADDKTKEELEDLMADIKKTANKVRSKLKVIEQNIEQEESTNKASADLRIRKTQHSTLSRKFVEVMTDYNTTQTDYRERCKGRIQRQLEITGKQTTNEELEEMLESGNPAIFTSGIIMDTQHAKQALSDIEARHNDIMKLESSIRELHDMFMDMAMLVEQQGEMIDRIEYNVEHAADYVETAVADTKKAVQYQSKARRKKFMIAICVVVLIGVIALIIGLSVGFG
- the LOC136440534 gene encoding syntaxin-like isoform X1, with protein sequence MRDRLAALKAAQSDDDDVGPDAVTVNMDSGGFMDEFFQEVEEIRGMIDKIQENVEQVKKKHSDILSAPQADDKTKEELEDLMADIKKTANKVRSKLKVIEQNIEQEESTNKASADLRIRKTQHSTLSRKFVEVMTDYNTTQTDYRERCKGRIQRQLEITGKQTTNEELEEMLESGNPAIFTSGIIMDTQHAKQALSDIEARHNDIMKLESSIRELHDMFMDMAMLVEQQGEMIDRIEYNVEHAVDYVETAVGDTKKAVKYQSKARRKKIMIAICVLVLIGVIVIIIVASVCGTGRC
- the LOC136440534 gene encoding syntaxin-like isoform X5 — translated: MRDRLAALKAAQSDDDDVGPDAVTVNMDSGGFMDEFFQEVEEIRGMIDKIQENVEQVKKKHSDILSAPQADDKTKEELEDLMADIKKTANKVRSKLKVIEQNIEQEESTNKASADLRIRKTQHSTLSRKFVEVMTDYNTTQTDYRERCKGRIQRQLEITGKQTTNEELEEMLESGNPAIFTSGIIMDTQHAKQALSDIEARHNDIMKLESSIRELHDMFMDMAMLVEQQGEMIDRIEYNVEHAVDYVETAVGDTKKAVKYQSKARRKMFMIAGCVVALLVLLALIIGLSVGL
- the LOC136440534 gene encoding syntaxin-like isoform X3, which translates into the protein MRDRLAALKAAQSDDDDVGPDAVTVNMDSGGFMDEFFQEVEEIRGMIDKIQENVEQVKKKHSDILSAPQADDKTKEELEDLMADIKKTANKVRSKLKVIEQNIEQEESTNKASADLRIRKTQHSTLSRKFVEVMTDYNTTQTDYRERCKGRIQRQLEITGKQTTNEELEEMLESGNPAIFTSGIIMDTQHAKQALSDIEARHNDIMKLESSIRELHDMFMDMAMLVEQQGEMIDRIEYNVEHAVDYVETAVGDTKKAVKYQSKARRKKFMIAICVVVLIGVIALIIGLSVGFG